In Nicotiana tabacum cultivar K326 chromosome 2, ASM71507v2, whole genome shotgun sequence, the following proteins share a genomic window:
- the LOC142166097 gene encoding uncharacterized protein LOC142166097, with the protein MGSLAYIPVSERLLATDVQALANQFVRIKPGNKTTRIITNAIRKLYDGRYATWTDCPFSLKEQIFNQFKSKCVWEDRYSAEVATNFHHKARKRLADAFSDARKKNKRPGWLLENLWNDLQRQWLTAEFLERSEKGKKARASEKGGSLHTGGAISLGTIKRRLEKKYGRPMSHDELFKEIHVVKKKKEGDQDRWVEDRASTAYGRYQSNVEEFIRSHPAGESGEPTQPSDEDAERIWLESVGGPKWGKVYGLPTKNFHRYKCGMRGLGTSSHGEQLNRESLSAMRETVTKLTSELEAAKERERLRDAQFLGMQAQIRTLLSSGAFSLPRSRESSPEGRPPHDRSSRPARDHSSRPPRDRSSCPPQDRSLYRLVNESSSNGDDDVVSTSDYSKLCFNLLFNVD; encoded by the exons atgggcagccttgcgtacattccagttAGTGAGAGGCTACTTGCTAcagatgttcaagctttggccaatcagtttgtgag gatcaagccgggtaataagactacgaggataatcaccaatgccatcagaaagctttatgatggccgttatgcgacttggactgattgcccattctcactgaaggagcaaattttcaatcaatttaag agcaagtgtgtatgggaagaccgctatagcgcggaagtggctacaaattttcatcataaagctcgcaagagattggcggatgctttctcggatgctagaaagaagaacaagaggcctggctggttacttgagaatttgtggaatgatttgcaaaggcaatggcttaccgcagagttcttagagaggagcgaaaaaggaaagaaagctcgcgcatccgagaagggaggctccttgcacactggaggtgcgatcagcctagggacaataaaaagaagattg gaaaagaagtatgggcgtccaatgagtcatgatgagctattcaaggagatacatgttgtgaagaagaagaaagagggggatcaagataggtgggtcgaggaccgggcctcgactgcatat ggtcgctaccaaagtaacgtggaggaattcatccgtagtcatccagctggtgaatcgggtgagccaacccaaccttcggacgaggatgctgaaagaatatggttggagtctgttggcggtccaaaatgggggaaggtatacgggcttcctactaaaaacttccatcgctataagtgtggaatgcgaggactagggacttcctcgcatggcgagcaacttaatagggagagcctctccgctatgcgggagacagtgacaaagctcacatcagagctagaagcggccaaggaaagagaaaggcttagagatgctcaattccttggcatgcaagctcagatcagaactctcctatctagtggagctttttcgttgccccgatctcgtgagtcatctccagagggtcgacctccacatgatcgttcctcccgcCCTGCTCGTGAtcattcctcccgtcctccccgtgatcgttcttcctgtcctccacaagaccgttctctatatcgtcttgtaaatgaaagttcatcaaacggtgatgatgatgtt